GCCGGCGGGCGCCCGCACGAGGCGCTGGCGCTGGCGCAGTCCGCGCGCAGCCCGGCCGCCTGGGCGCTGATCCCCAAGGCGCTGGCGCGGGGCGACGCTTCGGCGCTGGCTGATTTCTCCGGGTCGCAGGCGGTGGAGGTGCTGCAAAAGCTCTGCCATGACCTGCTGGCGTGCGCCCTGGGCGCCGCGCCGCGCTACTTCGCCGCCGCCGACCTGCCGCCGGCGGCCAGCGTGGCCGCACTCACGCGCTGGTGGCGCGCCCTGGTACAGCACGCCCGCACGGCCGACCACCCTTTCAGCGCAGGGCTGATGCTGGACGCCCTGGCCGCGCAGGCGCGCCAGGCCATAAACTCGCGGCAGTAACCTGTCCTGCCCCTCACTTACCAGCGTTGAAAGCCGCCGCCCATGAGCAGTCCCTCCACCGCGCCGCGCCCCAGCGTGATGCAGCTGAACATCAAGGAAAAGGCCGCCCTGTATGCGGCCTACATTCCTTTCTTCGAGGAAGGCGGCATCTTCGTGCCCACCCAGCGCGAATACCGGCTGGGCGACGATGTGTATGTGCTGCTGACCCTGCCGGACGACCCTCAGCGCTACCCCGTCGCCGGGCGCGTGGCCTGGGTCACCCCGGCGCGGGCGGCGGGCAACCGCACGCAGGGCGTGGGCATCCAGTTC
The DNA window shown above is from Pulveribacter suum and carries:
- a CDS encoding PilZ domain-containing protein; its protein translation is MSSPSTAPRPSVMQLNIKEKAALYAAYIPFFEEGGIFVPTQREYRLGDDVYVLLTLPDDPQRYPVAGRVAWVTPARAAGNRTQGVGIQFPKDDKSRELRHKIEGILGSSLGSDRATQTI